DNA from Hippocampus zosterae strain Florida chromosome 18, ASM2543408v3, whole genome shotgun sequence:
aggaggaggaggaggaggaggaagggtcCAAGGTGGATGTGGGTGGAGCAAGCGTGCTACGCGGCGGCTTAGTGGTGAGGGCGAGCGGCTGGTCAGCTCCCGGCGACAAGCGGCCGCCGTGGCCGCAGGTGGAGTAtgcgtgagagtgtgtgtgttcagtgtaCGTGGGCGCGGGGGCGGCGGGTGACGCCAACGCCGCCGTGGGCGTGGCTGGGGAGTCCACGGAGGAGGCGGGGCTGGCCTGGGACaggtgcgtgtgcgtgagaTGGGAGACTGTGTGAGGGCGGGACaggtgagtgcgtgtgtgcgcactgGAGCTCGATGTGTGTGCGCGGGTTTGCGTGAGGAGGGCGTGTGCGTGAGGTGCCTCGTCGTGCATGGGGGACAGGTGCGTACGCTTGGGCGGCGGTGGAGAATCGTCTGTGGCGGCTGAAAAACAACGCGTGCAAGGGTGAGTGGCAACAACATATCATCACTGCCTGTTAAGCGTTGCCATCACAACACGGCTGCCTTACTCTCTTGATGGCTTCCGCCCTTgaatttcttcctcttcttcttcttgccctGATCATGCACAAAAAGACGCACACCGACAAAGGATTAATAACATCAGTGACGAGCGGTGTACGTGGCGTACGTGGGTATACGGACGTAGTTGTCTCTGGCCGACCATCCGGGGTAAAGTTGCGAGTGCAGCAGCCGCTCTTTCCGGGCCAGCTCGTAGTATTTGGCCTGCTCGTCCTTGCTCAGAGAATGCcactgtaaacacacacattaaagcattaccacacacacacacacactctgggaCATCCACACGCAGGCAGCCACTGACCCGCTGTCCCAGTATCTGGTTGATGGTGGCGCTCTCCTTGACTTGGCACTGTGCAACCACTTTGGGCCTTTCGTCCCTCATAAACAACATGAAGGCATTGAGCGGTTTCTTGATGTGACCTTTGGCCTTCTGATCGCTGCTGCCACTAACATCTTGCGCTGTCGCCACTGGCTTCCTGGGGGTGGAGGAGACGGCAAAGGCATTTGATTGACTTGTAGCCCACCTGCCATGGGAGTGTGAccaccatattggatgtggtaaaaaaaaaatcaggtttgCTGTCTGTGATACCTCAGCGGGCTGTGCTCTCGGGCCTCTTCGGGTTCCTGCTTGATGGCGACCCCTAAGAAGGAGCTGGGCGAGGGCACAGGCGAGGGTGAGGCGCTCACCAGGCCAGGGGATGAGCTGCTCCAAATCAGAATATAACACAAGAAGTACACAATGATGTCACTACAAGACACAACAACCAAATTAGAAAACCTGTCAAGAAAGTAGAAAcgagagtggaaaaaaaagattcttgtGAGAATCGACAATTACAATTCAATTTCTATGAATTAACCAGGCCCGGCGCCGCCTGCCAGACCCCAGCTTGGACAACACACAAAGTTTGTACTCACAGCCAATCAAAGGCGTGCGCCATCTGAGCCACGTCGGCGGGCGAAACAGGATAGCGCGCAACGTGGGGCAGCCGGGACGAGCCTGCTGGAGAACACATGGGCGTGTTAGAGTGCGGGCAGGCCGGCGGGCTTGTTGGCGACTCTCACCTGCATCGGGCGAGAAGCTAGCCAATGCCCTTGGAGGCGGCGAGAAGGCCTCAGGCCGATAGGACAGCAGCGGGTGAAGATGAGCCATGTGGGCGGGCGCACCGCTAGACTGgaggcgcacacacgcacggcgAGTCACCTTATTGGCTGCCATGGTGTCATGTGACTTGTAGGCATCGCCGTTGTCTCTTACCAGGTGAGCCGGCGTGGCTGAGTCTCTCCTGGCTGCTCTTCCAGGGACGTCCAGAAAGGGCCACTGCCACGGCAGATACTATGCATGTACGT
Protein-coding regions in this window:
- the LOC127590989 gene encoding transcription factor 7-like 1-B isoform X2 yields the protein MPQLSDDGDLGANDELIPFKDEGENDDKTTTAAAAAAERDLDDVKSSLVNESETNNSPSDSESRVSGQAADRRARRQSDSAVQAGSSQLLGEALRRQTGVRGLFQHPAYMGYPFFMIPDLCGSYLTGGGLAAAGAHAYLPWQWPFLDVPGRAARRDSATPAHLSSGAPAHMAHLHPLLSYRPEAFSPPPRALASFSPDAGSSRLPHVARYPVSPADVAQMAHAFDWLSSPGLVSASPSPVPSPSSFLGVAIKQEPEEAREHSPLRKPVATAQDVSGSSDQKAKGHIKKPLNAFMLFMRDERPKVVAQCQVKESATINQILGQRWHSLSKDEQAKYYELARKERLLHSQLYPGWSARDNYGKKKKRKKFKGGSHQETATDDSPPPPKRTHLSPMHDEAPHAHALLTQTRAHTSSSSAHTRTHLSRPHTVSHLTHTHLSQASPASSVDSPATPTAALASPAAPAPTYTEHTHSHAYSTCGHGGRLSPGADQPLALTTKPPRSTLAPPTSTLDPSSSSSSSYR
- the LOC127590989 gene encoding transcription factor 7-like 1-B isoform X1, with the translated sequence MPQLSDDGDLGANDELIPFKDEGENDDKTTTAAAAAAERDLDDVKSSLVNESETNNSPSDSESRVSGQAADRRARRQSDSAVQAGSSQLLGEALRRQTGVRGLFQHPAYMGYPFFMIPDLCGSYLTGGGLAAAGAHAYLPWQWPFLDVPGRAARRDSATPAHLSSGAPAHMAHLHPLLSYRPEAFSPPPRALASFSPDAAGSSRLPHVARYPVSPADVAQMAHAFDWLSSPGLVSASPSPVPSPSSFLGVAIKQEPEEAREHSPLRKPVATAQDVSGSSDQKAKGHIKKPLNAFMLFMRDERPKVVAQCQVKESATINQILGQRWHSLSKDEQAKYYELARKERLLHSQLYPGWSARDNYGKKKKRKKFKGGSHQETATDDSPPPPKRTHLSPMHDEAPHAHALLTQTRAHTSSSSAHTRTHLSRPHTVSHLTHTHLSQASPASSVDSPATPTAALASPAAPAPTYTEHTHSHAYSTCGHGGRLSPGADQPLALTTKPPRSTLAPPTSTLDPSSSSSSSYR
- the LOC127590989 gene encoding transcription factor 7-like 1-B isoform X3, encoding MPQLSDDGDLGANDELIPFKDEGENDDKTTTAAAAAAERDLDDVKSSLVNESETNNSPSDSEAADRRARRQSDSAVQAGSSQLLGEALRRQTGVRGLFQHPAYMGYPFFMIPDLCGSYLTGGGLAAAGAHAYLPWQWPFLDVPGRAARRDSATPAHLSSGAPAHMAHLHPLLSYRPEAFSPPPRALASFSPDAAGSSRLPHVARYPVSPADVAQMAHAFDWLSSPGLVSASPSPVPSPSSFLGVAIKQEPEEAREHSPLRKPVATAQDVSGSSDQKAKGHIKKPLNAFMLFMRDERPKVVAQCQVKESATINQILGQRWHSLSKDEQAKYYELARKERLLHSQLYPGWSARDNYGKKKKRKKFKGGSHQETATDDSPPPPKRTHLSPMHDEAPHAHALLTQTRAHTSSSSAHTRTHLSRPHTVSHLTHTHLSQASPASSVDSPATPTAALASPAAPAPTYTEHTHSHAYSTCGHGGRLSPGADQPLALTTKPPRSTLAPPTSTLDPSSSSSSSYR